One genomic segment of Amycolatopsis granulosa includes these proteins:
- the ligD gene encoding non-homologous end-joining DNA ligase — protein sequence MPTPEPVAPMLAVPGPVQDSEGWAFEWKYDGVRCQAAVSGGEVRLYSRRLREVTATYPELAVLGRDRRTLLIDGEVVALDEDGRPDFGRLQQRMNLAAPTPARLSSVPVVFFAFDLLREGTADCTGLPYEERRERLLALGVDRPEVRVRRHFRASEVEGAELLRAAREVGLEGLVSKRLDSRYQPGLRSPDWVKTPLTRTQEVIIAGWTAGGGRRSGTFGALLLGLHDETGLRFAGHVGTGFTERMLADLQDRLRPLARRTSPFATPVPREYARHAHWVEPELVGEVEFRQWTSDGRLRAPSWRGLRPDRHPEEVTRA from the coding sequence ATGCCGACGCCTGAGCCCGTCGCCCCGATGCTGGCCGTTCCCGGACCCGTGCAGGACAGCGAGGGCTGGGCGTTCGAGTGGAAGTACGACGGGGTGCGGTGCCAGGCCGCGGTGTCCGGCGGCGAGGTCCGGCTCTACTCGCGGCGGCTGCGTGAGGTCACCGCCACCTACCCCGAGCTCGCCGTGCTCGGCCGGGACCGCCGGACGCTGCTGATCGACGGCGAGGTCGTCGCGCTCGACGAGGACGGCAGGCCGGATTTCGGGCGCCTGCAGCAGCGGATGAACCTGGCCGCGCCCACCCCGGCCCGGCTGTCGTCGGTGCCCGTGGTGTTCTTCGCGTTCGACCTGCTGCGCGAGGGGACCGCCGACTGCACCGGCCTGCCCTACGAAGAGCGCCGGGAACGCTTGCTGGCACTGGGCGTCGACCGCCCGGAGGTGCGGGTGCGGCGGCACTTCCGGGCGTCCGAAGTGGAGGGTGCGGAGCTGTTGCGGGCCGCCCGCGAGGTGGGCCTGGAGGGCCTGGTGTCCAAACGGCTCGACTCGCGCTACCAGCCGGGGCTGCGGTCGCCGGACTGGGTGAAGACGCCGCTGACCCGCACCCAGGAGGTGATCATCGCGGGGTGGACCGCGGGCGGGGGACGGCGGTCGGGCACGTTCGGCGCGTTGCTGCTCGGGCTGCACGACGAGACCGGGTTGCGGTTCGCCGGTCACGTCGGCACCGGCTTCACCGAACGGATGCTGGCCGACCTGCAGGACCGGCTGCGCCCGCTCGCCCGTCGCACCAGCCCGTTCGCCACCCCGGTGCCCCGCGAGTACGCCCGCCACGCGCACTGGGTGGAGCCGGAGCTGGTGGGCGAGGTGGAGTTCCGGCAGTGGACCTCCGACGGGCGCCTGCGGGCGCCGTCGTGGCGCGGGCTGCGGCCGGACCGGCACCCGGAGGAGGTCACGCGCGCTTGA
- a CDS encoding DMT family transporter, whose product MLSPGRGGLGWGLLGVAAFSFTVPFTRVAVGTMSPLFIGCGRAVIAALLATGALAATRQRPPRGVQWLRLAVVAAGVVVGFPVLTSFALTSASASHSAVVIALLPAATAVIAVLRGRERPPVLFWATAAVGAVAAAAFAALQGGGLGRLHWSDLLLLAAVLAAGVGYAEGGLLARELGAWQTISWALVLSAPVMAALAVTSAAQHPPAGGVAEWAAFAYLGVVSMFLGFFAWYRGLAIGPMAHVSQIQLVQPVLSICWAVLLLREAITWPTVLGGLAVIACAGLAVRTRLKRA is encoded by the coding sequence GTGCTATCTCCCGGGCGGGGCGGTCTCGGCTGGGGACTGCTCGGCGTGGCCGCGTTCTCGTTCACCGTGCCGTTCACCCGCGTCGCCGTCGGGACGATGTCACCGTTGTTCATCGGGTGCGGCCGCGCCGTGATCGCCGCGCTGCTCGCGACCGGTGCGCTCGCGGCCACCCGGCAACGGCCGCCCCGCGGCGTCCAGTGGCTGCGGCTCGCGGTGGTCGCCGCGGGCGTGGTGGTCGGCTTCCCGGTGCTCACCTCGTTCGCGCTGACCAGCGCGTCGGCCAGTCACAGCGCGGTGGTGATCGCGCTGCTGCCCGCCGCGACCGCGGTGATCGCCGTGCTGCGCGGCCGGGAACGGCCACCGGTGCTGTTCTGGGCGACGGCGGCGGTCGGCGCGGTCGCCGCGGCCGCCTTCGCGGCGCTGCAGGGCGGTGGGCTCGGCAGGCTGCACTGGTCCGATCTGCTGCTGCTCGCGGCCGTGCTCGCGGCCGGGGTCGGCTACGCCGAGGGCGGGCTGCTCGCCCGGGAACTCGGGGCGTGGCAGACGATCTCGTGGGCGCTCGTGCTGTCCGCCCCGGTGATGGCCGCGCTGGCGGTGACGTCGGCGGCGCAGCACCCGCCCGCGGGGGGCGTGGCCGAGTGGGCGGCCTTCGCCTACCTCGGGGTGGTGAGCATGTTCCTCGGGTTCTTCGCCTGGTACCGCGGGCTCGCGATCGGGCCGATGGCACACGTGAGCCAGATCCAGCTGGTCCAGCCGGTGCTGAGCATCTGCTGGGCGGTCCTGCTGCTGCGCGAGGCGATCACCTGGCCGACCGTGCTCGGCGGGCTCGCGGTGATCGCCTGCGCCGGTCTGGCGGTGCGGACCCGGCTCAAGCGCGCGTGA
- a CDS encoding PLP-dependent aminotransferase family protein has translation MSDDSSARIVAGLRAWIATAQPGARLPSTRALVAEYAASPVTVQKALRALTAGGMVESRPGVGTFVRAARLARPNDYGWQTAALGSPRHPVPRGSAALRTVPNDVIALHSGYPDRELLPERLVRAAFARAARGDAAVHRPPAAGLPELQAWFAAELGVAAPGDVVVFPGSQSGLSAAFRGLVGAGRPLILESPTYWGAILAAARAGVEVVPVPSGADGPDPDELARAFRQTGARAFYAQPNFANPTGARWSPGLAGRVLDVVREHGAFLIEDDWAHDFGIDADPVPLAARDDDGHVVYLRSLTKSVSPAVRVAGLVARGPARERVLAGVRAEALFVSGILQAVALDVVTQPAWRGHLRGLRDQLAARRDLLARAVREHLPCARLDSVPRGGLNLWVRLPDTVDPVRLSRECEAAGVALSPGGEWFPAEPPGAYLRLNYSGPNPGAFADGARIIGEVLARQ, from the coding sequence ATGTCCGACGATAGCAGTGCCCGCATCGTCGCCGGCCTCCGCGCGTGGATCGCGACCGCACAGCCCGGTGCTCGGCTGCCGTCCACGCGGGCACTGGTCGCCGAGTACGCGGCGAGCCCGGTGACGGTGCAGAAGGCGCTGCGGGCCCTCACCGCGGGCGGGATGGTGGAGAGCCGGCCGGGGGTGGGCACGTTCGTGCGCGCGGCGCGCCTGGCCCGGCCCAACGACTACGGGTGGCAGACCGCCGCGCTGGGCTCCCCGCGTCATCCCGTGCCACGCGGGTCGGCGGCACTGCGCACCGTGCCCAACGACGTGATCGCGCTGCACTCGGGTTATCCGGACCGGGAACTGCTCCCCGAGCGGCTGGTCCGGGCCGCGTTCGCCCGCGCGGCCCGCGGTGACGCGGCCGTGCACCGCCCGCCCGCCGCGGGACTGCCCGAACTGCAGGCGTGGTTCGCCGCCGAGCTCGGGGTGGCGGCGCCCGGCGACGTGGTCGTCTTCCCCGGCAGCCAGAGCGGGTTGAGCGCGGCGTTCCGTGGGCTGGTCGGCGCCGGCCGCCCGCTGATACTGGAGTCGCCGACCTACTGGGGTGCGATCCTCGCCGCGGCGCGGGCGGGGGTGGAGGTGGTGCCGGTGCCCAGCGGTGCGGACGGTCCCGACCCGGACGAGCTGGCGCGGGCGTTCCGGCAGACCGGCGCCCGCGCGTTCTACGCGCAGCCGAACTTCGCCAACCCGACCGGCGCCCGCTGGTCGCCGGGCCTGGCCGGCCGGGTCCTCGACGTCGTCCGCGAGCACGGCGCGTTCCTCATCGAGGACGACTGGGCACACGACTTCGGCATCGACGCCGACCCGGTGCCGCTCGCCGCACGGGACGACGACGGGCACGTGGTGTACCTGCGGTCGCTGACCAAGAGCGTGTCCCCGGCGGTCCGGGTCGCCGGGCTCGTCGCGCGTGGCCCGGCCCGCGAGCGTGTCCTGGCCGGTGTCCGGGCCGAGGCGCTGTTCGTCAGCGGCATCCTGCAGGCGGTCGCGCTGGACGTGGTCACCCAGCCCGCGTGGCGCGGCCACCTGCGGGGCCTGCGCGACCAGCTGGCGGCCCGGCGTGACCTGCTCGCCCGCGCCGTGCGGGAGCACCTCCCGTGCGCGCGCCTGGACTCGGTGCCGAGGGGCGGGCTGAACCTGTGGGTGCGGCTGCCGGACACCGTCGACCCGGTCCGCCTGAGCCGGGAGTGCGAGGCGGCCGGGGTCGCGCTCAGCCCCGGTGGGGAGTGGTTCCCCGCCGAACCGCCCGGCGCCTACCTGCGGCTCAACTACTCCGGCCCGAACCCGGGTGCGTTCGCCGACGGTGCCCGGATCATCGGCGAGGTCCTGGCCCGGCAGTGA
- a CDS encoding LLM class F420-dependent oxidoreductase, protein MRFGLFVPQGWRLDLTGIEPARQWQTMLDIARYAENGPYESVWVYDHFHTVPVPTGEATHEAWTLMAALAASTSRVRLGQMCTCMGYRNPAYLAKVAATTDVISGGRVEMGIGAGWYEHEWRAYGYGFAPAGQRLGMLDEGVQIMRQLWTTGTATLDGKHYQVDGARCYPLPLQEGGIPLWIAGGGEKKTLRMAARYAQYTNFAGGAEDFKHKSEVLAAHCRDLGTDFDAIVRSANYNVIIGETEKDVADRLAWIRAHYEPHVPADVLENSVASFRNGPLVGTPEQVAERLTELRGLGMTYAITYFADIAYDRTSVELFTNRVIPELA, encoded by the coding sequence ATGCGCTTCGGACTCTTCGTTCCCCAGGGGTGGCGGCTGGACCTGACCGGTATCGAGCCCGCCCGGCAGTGGCAGACCATGCTCGACATCGCCCGGTACGCCGAGAACGGGCCGTACGAGTCGGTGTGGGTGTACGACCACTTCCACACCGTCCCGGTGCCCACCGGGGAGGCCACGCACGAGGCGTGGACGCTGATGGCCGCGCTGGCCGCGAGCACCAGCCGCGTCCGGCTGGGCCAGATGTGCACCTGCATGGGCTACCGCAACCCGGCCTACCTGGCGAAGGTGGCGGCGACCACCGACGTGATCTCCGGTGGCCGCGTCGAGATGGGCATCGGTGCCGGCTGGTACGAGCACGAGTGGCGCGCCTACGGCTACGGCTTCGCGCCGGCCGGGCAGCGGCTCGGCATGCTCGACGAGGGCGTGCAGATCATGCGGCAGCTGTGGACCACGGGCACGGCGACCCTGGACGGCAAGCACTACCAGGTCGACGGTGCCCGGTGCTACCCGCTGCCGCTGCAGGAGGGCGGCATCCCGCTGTGGATCGCCGGCGGCGGGGAGAAGAAGACGCTGCGGATGGCCGCCCGGTACGCCCAGTACACCAACTTCGCCGGTGGTGCCGAGGACTTCAAGCACAAGTCCGAGGTGCTCGCCGCGCACTGCCGCGACCTCGGCACCGACTTCGACGCGATCGTCCGGTCGGCCAACTACAACGTGATCATCGGCGAGACCGAGAAGGACGTGGCCGACCGGCTGGCGTGGATCCGCGCGCACTACGAGCCGCACGTGCCGGCGGACGTGCTGGAGAACAGCGTCGCGTCGTTCCGCAACGGCCCGCTGGTCGGCACGCCCGAGCAGGTCGCCGAGCGGCTCACCGAGCTGCGCGGCCTCGGCATGACGTACGCGATCACCTACTTCGCCGACATCGCCTACGACCGCACGTCGGTGGAGCTGTTCACCAACCGCGTCATCCCCGAGCTGGCCTGA
- the pip gene encoding prolyl aminopeptidase yields the protein MTQLHPPAEPYAEGMLDVGDGNRIHWAACGNPEGKPAAVVHGGPGSGAWTSTRGYFDPDRYHVVLFDQRNCGRSTPHASDPATDLTHNTTGHLIADMELLREHLGIDRWLLFGGSWGSTLLLAYAQRHPERVSEIVIAGVTTTTRRELDWLYSGVGRFFPAELERFQAGAGDVEGGTFDVLAAYARLLADPDPAVRGKAARDWSTWEDTAISLEPHGVPNVYSDRPSRDVLAMTRICAHYFSNAAWLEEGVLIREAHRLKGIPGKLIHGRLDLSGPVETAWELAKVWPDADLRVIEDAGHTGSDTMRAAMRAALDEFAVRPARG from the coding sequence ATGACCCAGCTCCACCCGCCCGCCGAGCCCTACGCCGAGGGCATGCTCGACGTCGGCGACGGCAACCGCATCCACTGGGCCGCGTGCGGCAACCCGGAGGGCAAGCCCGCCGCGGTCGTGCACGGCGGTCCCGGCTCGGGCGCGTGGACCAGCACGCGCGGCTACTTCGACCCGGACCGCTACCACGTCGTCCTGTTCGACCAGCGCAACTGCGGCCGCAGCACACCGCACGCGAGCGACCCGGCCACCGACCTGACCCACAACACCACCGGGCACCTCATCGCCGACATGGAACTGCTGCGCGAGCACCTCGGCATCGACCGGTGGCTGCTGTTCGGTGGCTCCTGGGGTTCCACCTTGCTCCTCGCCTACGCCCAGCGGCACCCGGAACGGGTCAGCGAGATCGTGATCGCCGGGGTCACCACCACCACCCGCCGCGAACTCGACTGGCTCTACTCCGGGGTCGGCCGGTTCTTCCCGGCCGAGCTGGAGCGGTTCCAGGCCGGCGCCGGTGACGTCGAGGGCGGCACCTTCGACGTCCTCGCCGCGTACGCGCGGCTGCTGGCCGACCCCGATCCCGCCGTACGAGGGAAGGCCGCGCGGGACTGGAGCACCTGGGAGGACACCGCGATCTCGCTGGAACCCCACGGGGTGCCGAACGTCTACAGCGACCGGCCGTCCCGCGATGTGCTCGCGATGACCCGCATCTGCGCGCACTACTTCTCGAACGCAGCCTGGCTGGAGGAGGGCGTGCTGATCCGGGAAGCCCACCGGCTCAAGGGCATCCCCGGCAAGCTCATCCACGGCCGGCTCGACCTGTCCGGCCCGGTGGAGACCGCGTGGGAGCTGGCCAAGGTGTGGCCGGACGCCGATCTGCGGGTGATCGAGGACGCCGGCCACACCGGCAGCGACACGATGCGGGCGGCGATGCGCGCCGCCCTCGACGAGTTCGCCGTCAGGCCAGCTCGGGGATGA
- a CDS encoding MarR family transcriptional regulator, with the protein MTILRSELLGTRLRHLLDLLDGDVAAVYADLGLAWFRPRFTPVVRLLAASGPQPIRDLAEAIGVTHSAASQTVAQMVKADLVTLSPGADARHRIVRLTRKAEELLPVLDAEWAATTAAAKEFEAELAHPLSRLVDEAIEALRTRPMRQRIADAAPDLFG; encoded by the coding sequence GTGACAATTCTCCGGTCCGAGCTGCTCGGCACACGGCTGCGGCACCTGCTGGACCTGCTCGACGGCGACGTCGCCGCGGTCTACGCCGACCTCGGTCTGGCCTGGTTCCGGCCGCGATTCACCCCCGTGGTGCGGTTGCTGGCCGCCTCCGGACCGCAGCCCATCCGGGACCTCGCCGAGGCCATCGGGGTCACGCACTCGGCGGCGAGCCAGACGGTCGCGCAGATGGTCAAGGCGGACCTGGTGACGCTGAGCCCGGGCGCGGACGCGCGGCACCGGATCGTGCGGCTGACCCGCAAGGCCGAGGAGCTGCTGCCGGTGCTGGACGCGGAATGGGCGGCGACGACCGCGGCGGCGAAGGAGTTCGAGGCGGAGCTGGCCCACCCGCTGAGCAGGCTGGTCGACGAGGCGATCGAGGCGCTGCGGACGCGGCCGATGCGGCAGCGGATCGCGGACGCGGCGCCGGACCTGTTCGGCTGA
- a CDS encoding RtcB family protein has protein sequence MFTAVEGARVPIRMWADPASVEDAAMRQLHNVANLPWVHGLAVMPDVHYGKGATVGSVIAMRDAVSPAAVGVDIGCGMSAVRTSLTAGDLPDDLARLRRRIEDAVPVGFALHQTPVDPARVPGTRGWNEFWSAFGHLHEGVQNLRDRARAQIGSLGGGNHFIEVCLEQGGPDAGRVWLMLHSGSRGIGNELAKRHIDIARKLPHNADLPDRDLAVFVAGTPEMAAYRRDLFWAQEYAARNRATMVALVQRALAAEVPGVRFDEPISCHHNYVAEETYDGVDVLVTRKGAIRAGAGDLGIIPGSMGTGSYVVRGLGNETSFHSASHGAGRRMSRTKARKTFTAADLAAQTSGVECRKDDGVVDEIPAAYKDIESVIKAQADLVEVVAHLKQVVCVKG, from the coding sequence ATGTTCACCGCAGTCGAGGGCGCCCGGGTACCCATCCGCATGTGGGCCGACCCGGCGTCCGTCGAGGACGCCGCGATGCGGCAGCTGCACAACGTCGCCAACCTGCCGTGGGTGCACGGGCTGGCCGTGATGCCGGACGTGCACTACGGCAAGGGCGCGACGGTCGGCAGCGTCATCGCGATGCGCGACGCGGTTTCCCCCGCCGCCGTCGGTGTGGACATCGGCTGCGGCATGAGCGCGGTGCGCACCTCGCTGACCGCGGGCGACCTGCCCGACGACCTGGCCCGGCTGCGGCGGCGCATCGAGGACGCCGTGCCGGTCGGCTTCGCGCTGCACCAGACGCCGGTCGACCCGGCCCGGGTGCCCGGCACGCGCGGCTGGAACGAGTTCTGGTCGGCGTTCGGGCACCTGCACGAGGGCGTGCAGAACCTGCGGGACCGGGCGCGGGCCCAGATCGGCAGCCTCGGCGGGGGCAACCACTTCATCGAGGTGTGCCTGGAACAGGGCGGCCCGGACGCCGGCCGGGTGTGGCTGATGCTGCACTCGGGGTCGCGCGGCATCGGCAACGAACTGGCCAAGCGGCACATCGACATCGCGCGGAAGCTGCCGCACAACGCGGACCTGCCGGACCGCGATCTGGCGGTGTTCGTCGCCGGGACACCGGAGATGGCGGCCTACCGGCGGGACCTGTTCTGGGCGCAGGAGTACGCGGCCCGCAACCGGGCGACGATGGTCGCGCTCGTGCAGCGGGCGCTCGCCGCGGAGGTGCCCGGGGTTCGGTTCGACGAGCCGATCTCGTGCCACCACAACTACGTGGCCGAGGAGACCTACGACGGCGTGGACGTGCTGGTGACCCGCAAGGGCGCGATCCGCGCCGGGGCAGGTGACCTGGGCATCATCCCGGGCAGCATGGGCACCGGCTCGTACGTCGTGCGGGGCCTGGGCAACGAGACGTCGTTCCACTCGGCGTCGCACGGCGCCGGGCGGCGGATGTCGCGGACCAAGGCCCGCAAGACGTTCACCGCGGCCGACCTCGCGGCCCAGACCAGTGGCGTCGAGTGCCGCAAGGACGACGGCGTGGTCGACGAGATCCCGGCCGCCTACAAGGACATCGAGTCGGTGATCAAGGCGCAGGCCGACCTGGTCGAGGTGGTCGCGCACCTCAAGCAGGTCGTCTGCGTGAAGGGCTAG
- a CDS encoding MFS transporter: MARVGTVMPEHRTLRLIMVVLAFSCGTTVANLYYAQPLLAGIASTFGVSQGSAALVVTLTQLGYAAGLALLMPLGDLVENRALASRTLVFTALALVVAAVAPVFGLFLAASVLIGVTSVVAQILIPFAAHLAPEEQRGRFVGTVMTGLLLGILLARTLSSVVAGAFGWRTIYVVSAVLMLVVAVAVRRILPHRRPPHDEGYRRLMGSILTLAREEPALRRRAVCQALMFGAFSAFWTSVAFELTGRHGLTQTEVGMFALVGAAGAAAAPLAGRLGDRGHGRLGSGIAPALAAVAMVVAWLGAGSLIVLALAGVVLDLAVQGHQVLSQREIYGLRADARARINTVFMTTIFVGGAVASALAGTLYDRFAWAGPCLFGAALPLIALGIWATSTVRARGREAVTA, encoded by the coding sequence GTGGCGCGTGTCGGCACTGTCATGCCGGAACACCGCACCCTGCGGCTGATCATGGTGGTGCTCGCGTTCTCCTGCGGCACCACCGTGGCGAACCTGTACTACGCGCAGCCGCTGCTGGCGGGGATCGCGTCCACGTTCGGCGTGAGCCAGGGCAGCGCCGCGCTGGTGGTGACGCTCACCCAGCTCGGCTACGCCGCCGGGCTCGCTCTGCTCATGCCGCTCGGCGACCTGGTGGAGAACCGGGCGCTGGCCTCGCGCACGCTGGTGTTCACCGCGCTGGCGCTCGTGGTGGCGGCCGTGGCGCCGGTGTTCGGGTTGTTCCTGGCGGCCTCGGTGCTGATCGGGGTGACGTCGGTGGTGGCGCAGATCCTCATCCCGTTCGCCGCGCACCTCGCACCGGAGGAGCAGCGCGGCCGGTTCGTCGGCACGGTGATGACCGGCCTGCTGCTGGGGATCCTGCTCGCGCGCACCCTGTCCAGCGTGGTCGCCGGGGCGTTCGGGTGGCGCACGATCTACGTCGTGTCGGCGGTGCTGATGCTGGTGGTCGCGGTCGCCGTGCGGCGGATCCTGCCGCACCGCCGGCCTCCGCACGACGAGGGCTACCGGCGGCTGATGGGGTCGATCCTGACGCTGGCGCGGGAGGAACCCGCGTTGCGGCGGCGCGCGGTGTGCCAGGCGCTGATGTTCGGGGCGTTCTCCGCGTTCTGGACGTCCGTGGCGTTCGAGCTGACCGGCCGGCACGGGCTCACGCAGACCGAGGTCGGGATGTTCGCGCTGGTCGGCGCGGCGGGCGCGGCGGCGGCACCGCTGGCGGGGCGGCTGGGCGACCGCGGCCACGGCCGGCTCGGCAGCGGGATCGCGCCGGCGCTGGCCGCGGTGGCGATGGTGGTCGCCTGGCTGGGCGCCGGTTCGCTGATCGTGCTGGCGCTCGCGGGGGTCGTGCTGGATCTCGCGGTGCAGGGCCACCAGGTGCTGAGCCAGCGGGAGATCTACGGCCTGCGGGCGGACGCACGTGCCCGCATCAACACGGTGTTCATGACGACGATCTTCGTCGGCGGGGCGGTGGCCTCGGCGCTGGCCGGCACGCTGTACGACCGCTTCGCCTGGGCGGGCCCGTGCCTGTTCGGCGCCGCACTGCCCCTGATCGCGCTGGGAATCTGGGCCACCTCGACGGTCCGCGCCCGGGGCCGGGAAGCCGTCACCGCCTGA
- a CDS encoding TetR/AcrR family transcriptional regulator, whose protein sequence is MTTAPPARRGRPGYDLESLLAVAVKLFNERGYDGTSMEDLSRKLGITKSAIYHHVPSKQELLRLAVNRALDGLFEIVAELEAVDGRAVDRLEYLVRGSVRVLVDRLPFVTLLLRVRGNTKVERDALARRREFDHIVSELVTRAVDEGDLRPDIDPPTAARLLFGMVNSLIEWYRPRGGQSADQLAETVAAVAFDGLRIRSA, encoded by the coding sequence ATGACGACCGCACCTCCAGCCCGGCGCGGCAGGCCGGGCTACGACCTGGAGTCCCTGCTGGCGGTCGCGGTCAAGCTGTTCAACGAGCGCGGCTACGACGGCACCAGCATGGAGGACCTGTCGCGCAAGCTCGGCATCACCAAGTCCGCCATCTACCACCACGTGCCGAGCAAGCAGGAACTGCTGCGGCTGGCGGTGAACCGCGCGCTGGACGGGTTGTTCGAGATCGTGGCCGAACTGGAGGCGGTCGACGGTCGCGCGGTCGACCGGCTGGAGTACCTGGTCCGCGGCAGCGTGCGGGTGCTGGTGGACCGGCTGCCGTTCGTGACGCTGCTGCTGCGGGTGCGCGGCAACACCAAGGTGGAGCGGGACGCCCTGGCCCGCCGCCGGGAGTTCGACCACATCGTGTCCGAACTGGTCACCCGGGCCGTCGACGAGGGCGACCTGCGGCCGGACATCGACCCGCCGACCGCGGCCCGGCTGCTGTTCGGCATGGTGAACTCGCTGATCGAGTGGTACCGGCCGCGCGGTGGACAGAGCGCCGATCAGCTCGCCGAGACCGTGGCGGCGGTGGCCTTCGACGGGCTGCGGATCCGGTCCGCGTAG
- the paaK gene encoding phenylacetate--CoA ligase PaaK translates to MTTTHSDVPSAKHLGSPPAPGDLSPAERMSVDELRAVQLERLQWTLRHAYRNVPFYRRKFDEAGVHPDDCRELADLAKFPCTTKNDLRDNYPFGMFAVPQEQVRRIHASSGTTGKPTVVGYTEADIDTWATVMARSIHAAGGRPGQKVHVAYGYGLFTGGLGAHYGVEKLGCTAIPASGGMTARQVQIITDFRPEVIMVTPSYMLTLMDEFERQGIDPASSSLRVGIFGAEPWTEQMRREIEQRMDLHAVDIYGLSEVMGPGVAQECVETKDGLHVWEDHFYPEVIDPVEGHVLDEGETGELLFTSLTKQAMPVIRYRTRDLTALRPGTARPSFRRMDKVTGRSDDMIILRGVNVFPTQIEEIVLATAGLAPHFQLKLTKQDRMDHLTVLVEARPDTAAGRRVSAAEEVAARVKDGVGVSVAVEVLDPDTLERSMGKLRRVIDQRPPA, encoded by the coding sequence ATGACCACCACGCACAGCGACGTGCCCTCCGCGAAACACCTCGGCAGCCCACCGGCACCGGGCGACCTCTCCCCCGCCGAACGGATGAGCGTCGACGAGCTGCGGGCCGTCCAGCTCGAGCGTCTGCAGTGGACATTGCGGCACGCCTACCGGAACGTCCCGTTCTACCGGCGCAAGTTCGACGAGGCCGGAGTGCACCCGGACGACTGCCGGGAGCTGGCGGACCTGGCGAAGTTCCCCTGCACCACCAAGAACGACCTGCGCGACAACTACCCGTTCGGCATGTTCGCGGTACCGCAGGAACAGGTGCGCCGCATCCACGCCTCCAGCGGCACCACCGGCAAGCCGACCGTCGTCGGCTACACCGAGGCCGACATCGACACCTGGGCCACCGTGATGGCCCGCTCGATCCACGCAGCCGGCGGGCGGCCGGGGCAGAAGGTCCACGTCGCCTACGGCTACGGCCTGTTCACCGGCGGCCTCGGCGCGCACTACGGCGTGGAGAAGCTGGGCTGCACCGCGATCCCCGCCTCCGGCGGCATGACCGCGCGCCAGGTGCAGATCATCACCGACTTCCGGCCCGAGGTCATCATGGTGACCCCGTCCTACATGCTCACGCTGATGGACGAGTTCGAACGGCAGGGCATCGATCCGGCGTCGTCGTCACTGCGGGTGGGCATCTTCGGCGCGGAACCGTGGACCGAGCAGATGCGCCGGGAGATCGAGCAGCGGATGGATCTGCACGCGGTGGACATCTACGGTCTGTCCGAAGTGATGGGTCCGGGCGTGGCGCAGGAGTGCGTGGAGACCAAGGACGGCCTGCACGTCTGGGAGGACCACTTCTACCCCGAGGTGATCGACCCGGTCGAGGGGCACGTGCTGGACGAGGGCGAGACGGGCGAGCTGTTGTTCACCTCGCTCACCAAGCAGGCCATGCCGGTGATCCGCTACCGCACCCGCGACCTCACCGCGTTGCGCCCGGGCACCGCGCGGCCGTCGTTCCGGCGCATGGACAAGGTCACCGGCCGCAGCGACGACATGATCATCCTGCGCGGTGTCAACGTGTTCCCCACGCAGATCGAGGAGATCGTGCTCGCCACCGCCGGGCTGGCGCCGCACTTCCAGCTCAAGCTGACCAAGCAGGACCGGATGGACCACCTCACGGTCCTGGTGGAGGCGCGGCCGGACACCGCGGCCGGGCGCCGGGTGTCGGCGGCGGAGGAGGTCGCGGCACGCGTCAAGGACGGCGTCGGGGTCAGCGTCGCCGTCGAGGTGCTCGACCCGGACACCCTCGAACGGTCGATGGGCAAGCTGCGCCGCGTGATCGACCAGCGGCCACCGGCCTGA
- the paaI gene encoding hydroxyphenylacetyl-CoA thioesterase PaaI, whose product MFADDVASRALGIELVEAQDGRAVARMTVTEQMVNGHAIAHGGYLFLLADTTFACACNSHGPATVAAGAEISFVASARLGDRLVATAEERTRYGRNGIYDVTVHRETDAGREVIAEFRGRSRTIGQVRN is encoded by the coding sequence ATGTTCGCCGACGACGTCGCGTCCAGGGCGCTCGGCATCGAACTCGTCGAGGCGCAGGACGGACGGGCCGTCGCGCGCATGACCGTGACCGAACAGATGGTCAACGGGCACGCCATCGCCCACGGCGGCTACCTCTTCCTGCTGGCCGACACCACGTTCGCCTGCGCGTGCAACAGCCACGGCCCGGCGACCGTCGCGGCCGGCGCGGAGATCTCGTTCGTCGCCAGCGCCCGGCTCGGTGACCGGCTGGTCGCCACGGCCGAGGAACGCACGCGCTACGGGCGCAACGGCATCTACGACGTCACCGTGCACCGCGAGACCGACGCGGGACGCGAGGTGATCGCCGAATTCCGCGGCCGCAGCCGCACGATCGGCCAAGTGAGGAACTGA